One genomic window of Leptotrichia shahii includes the following:
- the putP gene encoding sodium/proline symporter PutP, which produces MTTGGIETFITFGVYLLFLMAIGVYFYVKTDTHEEYILGGRGVGYWVTAMSAQASDMSGWLLLGLPGAVYLSGLKQIWVIIGLTIGTYINWKLVAPRLRMQTEEHEALTIPTFISRKSNDTKGYVKTFSAIVILFFFTIYSASGLVSNGKLFESLLGIDYRLGVLIGGGTIIFYTFLGGYLAGVWTDFFQGILMFFAIIIVPVVAYFAVGGSGAIDVAMTQKNISINLLKYPEALSIPVIISGLGWGLGYFGQPHIIVKFMSIKSVDELWKARLIAMVWVVISLIGSIAIGLTGIALYKTVQDPEKIFIYMIGKLFNPWVAGVLYAAILSAIMSTISAQLLVASNTLTEDFYKYIVKREKSNKELIWVGRICIIIIFVIATLLAMNPNSEVLSLVSYAWAGFGAVFSPVILFVLYKKEIYWKNILISMTVATVTVILWNQSGLGKIIYEIVPGFLMNVIVLYILEKINKDKK; this is translated from the coding sequence ATGACAACAGGAGGAATAGAGACTTTTATAACATTTGGAGTATATTTACTATTTCTGATGGCGATAGGAGTATATTTTTATGTAAAGACAGATACTCATGAAGAATATATTTTAGGCGGAAGAGGTGTAGGATACTGGGTAACAGCAATGTCAGCTCAAGCAAGCGACATGAGTGGATGGCTGCTCTTAGGATTGCCGGGAGCTGTTTATTTATCAGGATTAAAGCAAATTTGGGTTATAATAGGGCTAACTATAGGAACTTATATAAATTGGAAATTGGTAGCACCGAGATTAAGAATGCAAACAGAAGAACACGAAGCATTAACAATTCCGACATTTATATCGAGGAAGTCAAATGATACGAAAGGTTATGTAAAAACTTTTTCAGCAATTGTAATTTTATTTTTCTTTACAATTTATTCAGCTTCAGGTTTAGTTTCTAATGGTAAGTTATTTGAATCGCTTTTAGGAATTGATTATCGGCTAGGAGTACTGATAGGTGGAGGGACAATAATATTCTATACATTTTTAGGTGGATATCTGGCGGGTGTTTGGACAGATTTTTTTCAAGGGATATTGATGTTTTTTGCGATTATAATTGTCCCAGTTGTGGCATATTTTGCAGTTGGAGGAAGTGGTGCGATTGATGTTGCGATGACTCAAAAAAATATTTCAATTAATTTGCTGAAATATCCGGAAGCACTTAGCATACCAGTAATTATTTCTGGATTAGGGTGGGGGCTTGGATATTTTGGGCAGCCACATATAATTGTAAAATTTATGAGCATAAAAAGTGTAGATGAATTATGGAAAGCTAGATTGATTGCAATGGTTTGGGTTGTTATTTCACTGATTGGTTCAATTGCGATAGGTCTTACAGGAATTGCTCTTTATAAAACAGTTCAAGATCCAGAAAAAATCTTCATCTACATGATAGGGAAATTATTCAATCCTTGGGTAGCAGGTGTTTTATATGCCGCAATTTTATCAGCGATAATGTCAACAATTTCAGCACAGCTATTGGTTGCTTCAAACACATTAACTGAAGATTTTTATAAATATATTGTAAAAAGGGAAAAGTCAAATAAAGAACTTATCTGGGTTGGAAGAATTTGTATAATAATAATTTTTGTGATTGCAACATTACTTGCAATGAATCCCAATTCAGAAGTACTATCGCTTGTGTCTTATGCATGGGCTGGATTTGGAGCTGTCTTTTCTCCAGTGATTTTATTTGTTTTATACAAAAAAGAAATATACTGGAAGAATATTTTAATTTCGATGACAGTTGCTACAGTTACAGTAATTTTATGGAATCAAAGCGGACTTGGTAAAATAATTTATGAAATTGTACCAGGATTTTTGATGAATGTGATAGTTTTATATATTTTGGAAAAGATTAATAAAGATAAAAAATAA
- the purC gene encoding phosphoribosylaminoimidazolesuccinocarboxamide synthase codes for MEKREQIYEGKAKSIFETDKADEIIMYFKDDATAFNGIKKDQLEDKGILNNKISTLLYGYLIKHGVKTHWIKTLNEREQLCKKVEIVPLEVIIRNRATGSFVKRYAAEEGKIFKRPTFELSYKNDDLGDPLLNDDHALALELVTEEELAEIKKQTFLINDLLSTLFDKMNLILVDYKIEFGRDKDGNILLADEISPDSMRLWDKDTLKKLDKDRFRQDLGDVMGAYREVLRRLEEVLK; via the coding sequence ATGGAAAAAAGAGAACAAATTTACGAAGGAAAAGCAAAATCAATTTTTGAAACAGATAAAGCAGATGAAATAATTATGTACTTTAAAGATGATGCGACTGCATTTAATGGGATTAAAAAAGATCAATTGGAAGATAAGGGGATTTTGAATAATAAAATTTCTACATTACTTTATGGATATTTAATTAAACATGGTGTAAAAACTCACTGGATTAAAACTTTGAATGAAAGGGAACAGCTTTGTAAAAAGGTGGAAATTGTTCCTTTGGAAGTGATTATTAGAAATAGGGCGACTGGAAGTTTTGTAAAAAGATATGCGGCTGAAGAAGGGAAAATTTTTAAAAGACCTACTTTTGAATTGTCTTACAAAAATGATGATTTAGGAGATCCGTTGTTGAATGATGATCACGCTTTAGCATTGGAATTGGTTACTGAAGAAGAATTGGCTGAGATAAAAAAACAAACTTTCTTAATTAATGATTTGTTGTCTACATTATTTGACAAAATGAACTTGATTTTAGTAGATTATAAAATTGAATTTGGAAGAGATAAAGACGGAAATATATTGCTTGCAGATGAAATTAGTCCAGATTCAATGAGACTTTGGGATAAAGATACGCTTAAAAAATTGGATAAAGATAGATTTAGACAAGATTTGGGAGATGTAATGGGAGCATATCGTGAAGTGCTTCGTCGTCTGGAAGAAGTTTTAAAATAA
- the hpf gene encoding ribosome hibernation-promoting factor, HPF/YfiA family, with protein sequence MKIIISGKQLKVTDAIKTYAEEKISRISKYSDAITEVDVVLTVEDTKSEGPVHKADGLVFASGTKIKIEAENKDLYAAIDDLSDRLERQVRKYKEKQKDHNKKGTR encoded by the coding sequence ATGAAAATCATTATTAGTGGAAAACAACTTAAAGTCACAGATGCAATTAAAACTTACGCTGAAGAAAAAATAAGCCGAATTTCCAAGTATTCAGATGCTATCACAGAAGTCGATGTTGTTCTGACTGTTGAAGATACAAAATCTGAAGGTCCAGTTCACAAAGCTGACGGATTAGTTTTTGCAAGTGGTACAAAAATAAAAATAGAAGCTGAAAATAAAGACTTATACGCAGCAATTGATGACTTATCAGACAGACTAGAAAGACAAGTTAGAAAGTATAAAGAAAAACAAAAAGACCACAATAAAAAAGGTACTCGTTAA
- a CDS encoding GNAT family N-acetyltransferase, with protein MKIRKATINDLEELTKIEAECFPAAEAATEESFRGRLEIYPDFFWILENEDGKIVSFVNGMATNDYILTDEMFENPNLHDENGDWQMIFGVNTIPEFRHRGYAEKVLRKVLEDAKNDGRKGVVLTCKDRLVPFYGKIGFMNEGLSESTHGDAVWYNMRIIF; from the coding sequence ATGAAAATTAGAAAAGCGACAATTAATGATTTGGAAGAATTGACGAAAATAGAGGCAGAATGTTTTCCAGCTGCAGAGGCGGCAACTGAAGAGAGTTTTCGTGGGAGATTGGAAATTTATCCAGATTTTTTTTGGATTTTGGAAAATGAGGATGGTAAAATTGTTTCGTTTGTAAATGGAATGGCTACGAATGATTATATTTTGACTGATGAAATGTTTGAAAATCCTAATTTACATGATGAAAATGGCGATTGGCAGATGATTTTTGGAGTGAATACGATTCCAGAATTTCGACATAGAGGCTATGCTGAAAAGGTTTTGAGAAAAGTTTTGGAAGATGCGAAAAACGATGGGAGAAAGGGTGTTGTATTGACTTGTAAAGATAGGCTTGTTCCGTTTTATGGGAAGATTGGGTTTATGAATGAAGGGTTATCGGAGTCGACTCATGGGGATGCGGTTTGGTATAATATGAGGATTATTTTTTAA
- the purM gene encoding phosphoribosylformylglycinamidine cyclo-ligase: protein MSISYKDSGVDKEEGYKSVEKIKNGAKSTYNANVMNDLGSFGALYKLGDYKKPVLVSGTDGVGTKLKVAFETGIYNTVGIDCVAMCINDILCHGAKPLFFLDYLACGKLDSNVSAEIVSGVVEGCLQSEASLIGGETAEMPGFYTPGEYDIAGFAVGAVEEDQIVNGSDVKENDVLIAIPSSGAHSNGFSLIRKLFTDFTEVYNGKPIGEHLLTPTKIYVKPVQAVMKEVKINGMAHITGGGLIENVPRTIPDGLCANIEKAKVKVHSIFKHETFSKVPEEEMWGTFNMGVGFVVIVNKNDAQTVIDILAENGEEAYELGTIVKGDKKINLY from the coding sequence ATGTCAATTTCTTATAAAGATTCGGGAGTAGATAAAGAAGAAGGATACAAAAGTGTAGAAAAAATAAAAAATGGTGCAAAAAGTACGTATAATGCCAATGTTATGAATGATTTAGGAAGTTTTGGGGCATTGTACAAATTAGGAGATTATAAAAAGCCTGTGCTGGTTTCTGGAACTGACGGAGTTGGGACAAAATTAAAAGTTGCATTTGAAACAGGAATTTACAACACAGTTGGAATAGACTGTGTGGCAATGTGTATAAACGATATTTTGTGTCACGGAGCAAAACCGCTATTTTTCCTAGATTACTTAGCTTGTGGAAAATTAGATTCAAATGTATCGGCTGAAATTGTAAGTGGAGTTGTGGAAGGATGCTTGCAGTCAGAAGCTTCCTTAATTGGTGGAGAAACAGCGGAAATGCCGGGATTTTACACACCAGGAGAATACGATATAGCAGGATTTGCAGTAGGTGCAGTAGAAGAGGATCAAATTGTCAATGGTTCAGATGTTAAAGAAAACGATGTTTTAATTGCAATTCCATCAAGCGGAGCTCATAGTAACGGTTTTTCACTAATTAGAAAATTATTTACTGACTTTACTGAAGTTTACAATGGGAAACCAATTGGAGAGCATTTATTGACTCCTACAAAGATTTATGTAAAACCAGTTCAGGCTGTAATGAAGGAAGTAAAAATTAACGGAATGGCTCATATCACTGGTGGAGGGCTAATTGAAAATGTTCCAAGAACAATACCTGACGGACTTTGTGCAAATATCGAAAAAGCGAAAGTAAAAGTTCATTCAATATTCAAGCACGAAACATTCTCAAAAGTTCCAGAAGAAGAAATGTGGGGAACATTCAATATGGGAGTTGGATTTGTTGTTATTGTAAATAAAAATGATGCTCAAACAGTTATTGATATCTTAGCTGAAAATGGAGAAGAAGCCTATGAATTAGGAACTATCGTTAAAGGCGACAAAAAAATTAATTTATACTAA
- a CDS encoding DUF3829 domain-containing protein has protein sequence MNKKRLFLVIITFLFIISCQSNQEDGIPIEQILHFPEKTENKKINYYDKEYSKELDIRNKKGEYSLILSGYAYSPDKDAYYNVYRSSFLDGNDNFVKGTPKNIEDFLVYEKVMDVGLEKFYKEIDNLEKVQKKEPKLADLDKYVQDWINILREERAKIKEIRSYYETGEYKKDDYSKGKILNDEYLKILYKRKQIFRTLNKKVKQEDYEEEKTIISNSISDDNLYMNLRKLNLLMGIFDDRLYDWNEISIGKNEKFNVDIKNQKKYRAELELILMEVEKQLKKTKELTTDSKIYSMYLKKDVYIKILEQGDKGVELSKKILDKIDNKNYDNLNALAVDNVVNTLEMYINIRQNLIVK, from the coding sequence ATGAATAAAAAACGATTATTCTTAGTGATTATAACTTTTCTGTTTATTATAAGCTGTCAGTCAAATCAGGAAGATGGAATACCAATAGAGCAAATATTACATTTTCCAGAAAAAACTGAAAATAAGAAGATAAATTATTATGATAAAGAATACTCAAAGGAACTAGATATAAGAAATAAAAAAGGTGAGTATAGCCTGATTTTATCAGGTTATGCTTATTCACCAGATAAAGATGCCTATTATAATGTTTACAGGTCAAGCTTCCTAGATGGAAATGATAATTTTGTAAAAGGAACACCTAAGAATATTGAGGATTTTCTTGTATATGAAAAAGTAATGGATGTTGGATTAGAAAAGTTTTATAAAGAGATTGACAATCTTGAAAAAGTACAAAAAAAAGAGCCTAAATTAGCAGATCTCGATAAGTATGTACAGGATTGGATAAATATTCTACGAGAAGAGAGAGCAAAAATAAAAGAAATTAGAAGTTATTATGAAACTGGAGAATATAAAAAAGATGATTATTCAAAAGGCAAAATTTTAAATGATGAATATTTAAAAATTTTATATAAAAGAAAACAAATATTTAGAACACTTAATAAGAAAGTGAAACAAGAAGATTACGAGGAAGAAAAAACAATAATATCAAATTCCATATCTGATGATAATTTATACATGAATTTAAGAAAATTAAATCTATTAATGGGAATTTTTGATGACAGATTATATGACTGGAATGAGATTTCTATTGGAAAAAATGAAAAATTTAATGTTGATATAAAGAATCAGAAGAAATACAGGGCAGAATTAGAGTTAATTTTAATGGAAGTAGAAAAACAATTAAAAAAAACAAAAGAATTAACAACAGATTCTAAAATATATTCAATGTATTTAAAAAAAGATGTGTATATAAAAATACTTGAGCAAGGGGATAAGGGTGTGGAATTATCTAAAAAAATATTGGATAAAATAGATAATAAAAATTATGATAATTTGAATGCGCTTGCAGTTGACAATGTTGTAAATACGCTTGAGATGTATATAAATATACGGCAAAATCTAATAGTAAAATAA
- a CDS encoding phosphoribosylformylglycinamidine synthase, protein MNYRIFVEKKKDFRVETQNLFSDLKENIGISGLRDVRVLNIYDVFNLGENDLEKLETTVFSEINVDNVFRSLDEVFEEKDSENVYFSVEFLPGQYDQRADSAIQCVNLLIDKDNNINVKSGKLIILYGKISPDELARIKKYYINEVEAREKDLNILSENVETENKDDVIVYDGFTEKTKEEIENLKNKLELAMTVNDLLFIQEYFKNEEKRNPTETEIRVLDTYWSDHCRHTTFETIIDDIKIENETYKNIIEKAINEYLESREYVHADRISKKPMTLMDIATIFGKEQRKNGNLPDLEVSDEINACSIYIDVPIERINEDGEKNITTEKWILQFKNETHNHPTEIEPFGGASTCIGGAIRDPLSGRTYVYQAVRISGSADPTEKIADTMAGKLPQKVITQVAAHGFSSYGNQIGLATTHVNEIYDEGYKAKRMELGLVVGAAPAENIIREKPENGDIVILLGGRTGRDGIGGATGSSKEHTTESSEKSSAEVQKGNAIVERKIQRLFRNRNVTKLIKKCNDFGAGGVSVAIGELADGLEIDLNKVRVKYIGLNGTELAISESQERMAVVIEKQNLDKFIEFANEENLEAYQVAEINDSNRLVMKYNGKAIVDISRDFLNTNGAASNINITIENTPKLNLNREIEGNDFRSKFINNLKDLNVASQRGLVETFDSTIGATTVLMPFGGKYQLTPAEVSVQKVSVINAETDVASMVGYGYNPYVAKQSTFHGGAYAVIESMAKVVAGGGNYKNIRFTFQEYFERLGQDSKKWGKPLSALLGTLHIQKAFGLPSIGGKDSMSGTFNEISVPPTLVSFAVSVTDAENVISSEFKKAGNNVYLITTPNDENDLPELDELKANFDFITENIRNKKIISAVAVKNGGIAESIAKMAFGNKLGVDVTAQIDENDWFKVNYGAFIVETAENIENKNAVLLGKVIDNAKITIDNTTFDLDELIGNWESKLEKIFPVKKKVDEEHKTAHCKGIKYEKLEKIETQNVISNISNTYAKPRVFIPVFPGTNSEYDLERAFNREGGLAKIGVFNNLSHRNILSSIDNFVKEINNSQILMLPGGFSAGDEPDGSAKFMVAVLKNKKVKEAVENLLKRDGLILGICNGFQALIKSGLLPYGEIRELNETSPTLTFNSIDKHMSKIVQTKIITNNSPWLSSMKEGDIHSVAISHGEGRIIITEDEYKKLFKNNQIATKYVDLDGNSTMDSQFNPNGSYYAIEGMLAYNGRIFGKMGHSERKGKNVYKNIYGDKEQNIFRNGIKFFK, encoded by the coding sequence ATGAATTATAGAATCTTTGTGGAAAAAAAGAAAGATTTTAGAGTAGAAACACAGAATTTATTCAGTGATTTGAAGGAAAATATAGGCATAAGCGGGCTTAGAGATGTGAGAGTTCTGAATATTTATGATGTGTTTAACTTGGGTGAAAATGATTTGGAAAAATTGGAAACAACGGTATTTTCAGAAATAAATGTTGACAATGTTTTTAGATCGCTGGATGAAGTGTTTGAAGAAAAAGATTCAGAAAATGTATATTTCTCAGTAGAATTTTTGCCAGGTCAGTATGACCAGAGAGCAGATTCTGCAATTCAATGTGTAAATTTATTAATCGATAAAGACAATAATATTAACGTAAAGAGTGGAAAATTGATAATTTTATACGGAAAAATTTCTCCTGATGAACTTGCGAGAATAAAAAAATATTATATAAATGAAGTTGAGGCAAGAGAAAAGGATTTGAACATTTTAAGTGAAAATGTTGAAACTGAAAATAAAGATGATGTTATTGTGTACGATGGATTTACTGAAAAAACAAAAGAAGAAATTGAAAATTTAAAAAATAAATTGGAACTGGCAATGACAGTAAATGACTTGTTATTTATTCAGGAATATTTCAAAAATGAGGAAAAAAGAAATCCTACAGAAACTGAAATTCGTGTTCTTGATACTTACTGGAGTGACCACTGCCGACACACAACTTTTGAAACAATCATTGACGATATAAAAATTGAAAATGAAACTTACAAAAATATTATAGAAAAGGCTATTAATGAGTACTTGGAAAGCAGGGAGTACGTTCATGCTGACAGAATTTCTAAAAAGCCGATGACTCTTATGGATATTGCTACAATTTTTGGAAAAGAGCAGAGAAAAAATGGGAATTTGCCAGATTTGGAAGTTTCAGATGAAATAAATGCTTGTTCAATTTATATTGATGTGCCAATTGAAAGAATCAATGAAGATGGGGAAAAAAATATAACTACTGAAAAATGGATTTTGCAGTTTAAAAATGAAACTCATAACCATCCGACAGAAATTGAGCCGTTTGGAGGGGCTTCTACTTGTATTGGTGGAGCAATCCGTGATCCATTATCTGGAAGAACTTATGTTTATCAGGCTGTGAGAATTAGCGGTTCTGCTGATCCAACTGAAAAAATTGCAGATACAATGGCTGGAAAATTACCGCAAAAGGTTATTACACAAGTGGCTGCACATGGATTTTCTTCTTATGGAAACCAGATTGGGCTTGCAACAACTCACGTAAATGAAATTTATGATGAAGGCTACAAGGCTAAAAGAATGGAACTGGGGCTTGTCGTAGGAGCGGCACCTGCTGAAAATATTATTCGGGAAAAGCCTGAAAATGGAGATATTGTAATTTTACTTGGTGGAAGAACTGGAAGAGATGGAATTGGTGGAGCAACAGGGTCGTCTAAGGAACATACAACAGAATCTTCGGAAAAATCAAGTGCAGAAGTTCAAAAAGGAAATGCAATTGTAGAAAGAAAAATTCAAAGACTTTTCAGAAATAGAAATGTTACAAAATTAATTAAAAAATGTAACGACTTTGGAGCTGGAGGAGTTTCGGTCGCAATTGGAGAATTAGCTGACGGGCTTGAAATTGACTTGAATAAGGTAAGAGTGAAATATATTGGGCTAAATGGTACAGAACTTGCTATTTCAGAGTCGCAGGAGAGAATGGCTGTTGTTATCGAAAAACAAAACTTGGATAAATTTATAGAATTTGCAAACGAGGAAAATCTGGAAGCGTATCAAGTAGCTGAAATTAATGATTCAAACAGACTTGTTATGAAATACAACGGAAAAGCGATTGTTGATATTTCCAGAGATTTCCTAAATACAAACGGAGCTGCTTCAAACATCAATATTACAATTGAAAATACACCAAAATTGAATTTGAACAGAGAAATTGAAGGAAATGACTTTAGAAGTAAATTTATAAATAACTTAAAAGACTTGAATGTAGCTTCGCAAAGGGGATTAGTTGAAACTTTTGATTCAACAATTGGAGCAACGACGGTATTAATGCCATTTGGTGGAAAATATCAGTTGACTCCTGCGGAAGTTTCGGTGCAAAAAGTGTCGGTAATCAATGCAGAAACTGATGTTGCTTCAATGGTTGGATACGGATATAATCCTTATGTTGCAAAACAAAGCACATTCCACGGCGGTGCTTATGCTGTGATTGAATCAATGGCAAAAGTTGTTGCTGGTGGAGGAAATTACAAAAATATCAGATTTACATTTCAGGAATATTTTGAAAGATTGGGACAGGATTCTAAAAAATGGGGTAAACCGCTGTCAGCATTATTAGGGACATTGCATATACAAAAAGCCTTTGGATTGCCGTCAATTGGTGGGAAGGACTCAATGAGCGGAACATTTAACGAAATTTCTGTGCCGCCAACATTGGTATCATTTGCTGTGAGTGTTACGGATGCGGAAAATGTAATTTCTAGCGAATTTAAGAAGGCTGGAAACAATGTGTACTTGATTACAACGCCAAATGATGAAAATGATTTGCCAGAACTTGACGAGCTAAAAGCAAACTTTGATTTTATAACTGAAAATATAAGAAATAAAAAAATTATTTCTGCTGTGGCTGTAAAAAATGGTGGAATTGCTGAAAGCATTGCAAAAATGGCATTTGGAAATAAACTTGGTGTAGATGTTACAGCGCAAATTGATGAAAATGACTGGTTTAAGGTAAATTATGGAGCATTTATTGTAGAAACTGCTGAAAATATTGAAAATAAAAATGCTGTTTTACTTGGAAAAGTTATAGATAATGCGAAAATTACTATAGATAATACAACTTTTGACTTGGATGAATTAATTGGAAATTGGGAAAGTAAACTTGAAAAAATATTCCCAGTTAAGAAAAAAGTCGACGAAGAACATAAAACTGCACATTGTAAAGGTATAAAATATGAAAAACTTGAAAAAATCGAAACTCAAAATGTAATTAGTAATATTTCTAACACTTATGCAAAACCAAGAGTATTTATTCCAGTATTCCCTGGAACGAACTCAGAATATGATTTGGAAAGAGCTTTTAATAGAGAAGGCGGACTTGCAAAAATTGGTGTATTTAATAATTTGTCACATAGAAATATTTTAAGCTCAATTGATAATTTTGTCAAAGAAATTAATAATTCGCAAATTTTAATGTTACCTGGTGGATTTAGTGCGGGAGATGAACCAGATGGATCAGCTAAGTTTATGGTTGCTGTGCTGAAGAATAAAAAGGTTAAAGAAGCAGTGGAAAATCTGTTGAAGAGAGATGGATTAATTTTAGGAATTTGTAACGGATTCCAAGCGTTGATAAAATCAGGATTACTTCCTTATGGAGAAATTCGTGAATTGAATGAAACTTCACCAACATTGACATTTAATTCAATTGACAAGCATATGTCAAAAATTGTGCAAACAAAAATTATTACAAATAATTCGCCTTGGCTTTCTAGCATGAAAGAAGGGGATATTCATTCAGTAGCAATTTCTCACGGTGAAGGAAGAATAATTATTACAGAAGATGAATACAAAAAATTATTCAAAAACAATCAAATTGCTACAAAATATGTTGATTTGGATGGAAATTCGACAATGGATTCACAATTTAATCCAAATGGTTCATATTATGCGATTGAAGGAATGTTAGCTTATAACGGTAGAATCTTTGGTAAAATGGGACATTCTGAAAGAAAAGGAAAGAATGTTTATAAAAATATTTATGGAGATAAAGAACAAAATATCTTTAGAAATGGAATTAAATTTTTCAAATAA
- the purE gene encoding 5-(carboxyamino)imidazole ribonucleotide mutase, whose amino-acid sequence MKVAIFFGSQSDTDKMRGAANCLREFGIEFEAYVLSAHRVPEKLEEVLADVEKRGAEVIIAGAGLAAHLPGVIASKTILPVVGVPLNGAIEGLDALYSIVQMPKSIPVATVGINNSYNSGMLAVQILAIKYPEIREKLVTFRKEMKAKFIADNEKKVEL is encoded by the coding sequence ATGAAAGTAGCAATATTTTTTGGAAGTCAGTCAGATACTGATAAAATGAGAGGTGCAGCAAATTGCTTGAGAGAATTTGGGATTGAGTTTGAAGCTTATGTATTGTCAGCTCACAGAGTTCCTGAAAAATTGGAGGAAGTTTTAGCTGATGTTGAAAAAAGAGGTGCAGAAGTGATTATCGCTGGAGCTGGACTTGCGGCACATTTACCAGGAGTTATTGCTTCAAAAACAATATTGCCTGTAGTTGGAGTACCTTTAAATGGTGCAATTGAAGGATTGGATGCACTTTATTCAATTGTTCAAATGCCAAAATCTATTCCAGTGGCAACTGTTGGAATTAATAATTCATACAATTCAGGAATGTTAGCTGTGCAAATTCTTGCGATTAAATATCCTGAAATTAGAGAAAAATTGGTTACATTTAGAAAAGAAATGAAAGCTAAATTTATTGCTGATAATGAGAAAAAAGTTGAGCTATAA
- the purF gene encoding amidophosphoribosyltransferase: protein MIKSLNEECGVFGVYGHPDAARLTYYGLHSLQHRGQEAAGIVVSDGKRVNGHRGPGLVSEVFNDDRIFNRLKGSCAIGHVRYATSGSGSGRNIQPFLFQFFDGSIALAHNGNLINAKTLKKELEEHGAIFHSTSDTEVLVHLIRRSKEKNFLSQLKDALRQIKGGFSFLVQTQTELYGAVDPFEFRPLILGQTKNGAYILASETCALEIVGAEFIRNIRSGEIIIINKEGYRIEKYTENTSTAIAAMEYVYFSRPDSDISGVNVHSARKRCGRRLAQEAPVEHADMIIGVPNSSLSAASGYAEEIGKPYEMGLIKNQYVARTFIQPTQELREQGVRMKLSAVKSVVKDKVVVMIDDSIVRGTTSSRIVQLLKEAGVKEVHVRIASPEFKFPIFYGIDVSKSSELISANKTVEEVREYIGADSLAFLSIDGLIDSIGLDFDAPYTGLCMECFNGDYPAGLGDYEEEFYASLTPIQKEALKELKK from the coding sequence ATGATTAAGAGTTTGAATGAGGAATGTGGAGTATTTGGAGTTTATGGACATCCTGATGCAGCAAGACTGACTTATTACGGACTTCACAGTCTTCAGCACAGAGGGCAAGAAGCGGCAGGAATTGTGGTAAGTGATGGTAAACGTGTAAATGGACATCGTGGGCCTGGATTAGTGTCGGAAGTATTTAATGATGACAGAATTTTTAACCGTTTGAAAGGAAGTTGTGCTATTGGACACGTTAGATATGCAACTTCTGGAAGCGGTAGCGGACGTAATATTCAGCCATTTTTATTTCAATTTTTTGATGGAAGTATTGCTTTGGCACACAATGGAAACTTGATTAATGCAAAAACATTAAAAAAAGAGCTGGAAGAACATGGTGCGATTTTTCATTCTACATCAGACACAGAAGTGTTGGTTCATTTGATTAGAAGAAGTAAAGAAAAGAACTTTTTAAGCCAATTGAAAGATGCGTTAAGACAAATAAAAGGCGGATTTTCTTTCTTAGTTCAAACTCAAACGGAATTATATGGTGCAGTTGATCCCTTTGAATTTCGTCCATTAATTTTAGGGCAAACCAAAAACGGAGCGTATATTTTGGCAAGTGAAACATGTGCATTGGAAATCGTGGGAGCAGAATTTATTAGAAATATTAGATCTGGAGAAATAATTATCATTAACAAAGAAGGATATAGAATTGAAAAATATACTGAAAATACTTCAACTGCCATTGCGGCAATGGAATATGTGTATTTTTCAAGACCTGATTCAGATATTTCAGGAGTAAATGTTCATTCTGCCCGTAAAAGATGTGGTAGAAGATTGGCACAGGAAGCCCCAGTTGAACATGCAGATATGATAATCGGAGTTCCCAACTCATCATTATCAGCGGCAAGCGGATATGCAGAGGAAATTGGAAAGCCTTATGAAATGGGACTAATAAAAAATCAATATGTAGCCCGTACTTTTATTCAGCCAACTCAGGAATTGCGTGAGCAAGGTGTCAGAATGAAGTTATCTGCTGTAAAAAGTGTTGTAAAAGATAAAGTTGTGGTTATGATAGATGACTCAATAGTCCGTGGAACAACTTCAAGCCGTATAGTTCAACTGTTAAAAGAAGCAGGAGTAAAAGAAGTGCATGTCCGTATTGCCTCTCCAGAATTTAAATTTCCTATCTTTTACGGAATAGATGTTTCAAAATCCTCTGAATTGATTTCAGCGAATAAAACTGTTGAGGAAGTAAGAGAGTATATAGGGGCAGATTCACTTGCATTTCTTAGCATAGATGGACTGATTGATTCGATAGGGCTTGATTTTGATGCACCTTATACTGGGCTTTGCATGGAGTGCTTTAATGGAGATTATCCTGCTGGATTGGGAGATTATGAGGAAGAATTTTATGCTTCGTTGACACCAATTCAAAAAGAGGCTTTGAAAGAATTAAAAAAATAG